From Bacillota bacterium, the proteins below share one genomic window:
- a CDS encoding transporter substrate-binding domain-containing protein, producing the protein MKKFFAIMLSAAMLLTMLVGCGSAKTSQTSKSSDNSETTNSTKTTSSAKIDKIKAAGKLVMYTNAEFPPYEFMKGSDYAGVDVEIGKKIADKLGVKLEINNTNFDGIVASIGSGKGDIGLSGITITDERKEQVDFSHPYVDSVQYLIVANDSPLQYVEDFAGKNVGGQTGTTGALLMQDEIDKGVLKGSNAKVTTYDSAPTAMLDLKSKRIDAVVIDKETAINLAKENTGYKSIPLKYKNGNPMTEQYGIAVAKGSDDLLKVINEVVDDMVSKGEVTNLVNQYTEQK; encoded by the coding sequence ATGAAAAAGTTTTTTGCAATTATGTTATCTGCTGCAATGCTTCTGACTATGCTTGTTGGATGCGGCAGTGCAAAAACTAGTCAAACTTCAAAGTCATCTGACAATTCAGAAACGACAAACTCTACAAAAACAACCAGTTCAGCAAAAATTGATAAAATTAAAGCTGCAGGAAAGCTTGTAATGTACACGAATGCAGAATTTCCGCCATATGAGTTTATGAAGGGCAGCGATTATGCAGGCGTAGATGTTGAAATCGGCAAAAAAATTGCGGATAAACTTGGTGTTAAACTTGAAATCAATAATACCAACTTTGATGGAATTGTTGCATCCATTGGTTCCGGTAAGGGTGATATCGGGCTTTCAGGTATTACAATAACAGATGAGAGAAAAGAGCAAGTGGATTTTTCACATCCTTATGTTGACTCTGTTCAATATCTGATTGTGGCTAATGATTCGCCTCTCCAATATGTAGAAGATTTTGCTGGCAAAAATGTCGGCGGTCAGACTGGAACTACAGGTGCACTTCTGATGCAGGATGAAATAGATAAAGGCGTTCTTAAAGGTTCAAACGCAAAAGTTACAACATACGACAGCGCGCCGACTGCTATGCTTGATTTGAAATCAAAGAGGATCGATGCTGTTGTTATTGACAAAGAGACCGCAATTAACCTTGCAAAAGAGAACACAGGTTATAAATCTATTCCTCTTAAATATAAGAACGGCAATCCTATGACAGAACAGTATGGTATTGCAGTTGCGAAGGGCAGCGATGATCTTTTAAAGGTTATCAATGAAGTTGTTGACGATATGGTTTCTAAGGGCGAAGTCACAAATCTCGTTAATCAATACACCGAACAGAAGTAA